In the Acidobacteriota bacterium genome, CATGGCATTCAAGGTGATGTTGGCGGTGAAATGTTGTTCGGGTGAAATTTGACGACTGCTGATTTTGTCAAAGTCAGGCAAAAAGGTGCCGCATTGTCGGCAAAACGATTCCGCCTGTTGTTCGGCTTTTCCGCAATTTGGACAAAACATATTTTTCTCTACGAATGAACGTGGCAACCGGGTTCCTTTTTATCAGCTTGTTTAGCATATCGCCAGATGATGCGGTCAGGTGATAGATTGAACCCCCAGGACACCAAGGACACGAAAATTAAAAAGACAAAAGGTTATTCATCTCCTTCGTGCCGCTTCGTGTTCAATGCTTCTTTAGCTTGGGAGTAATGCGCTGGCTGAGTTTTTATAGCAGTTTGCAATACGATTTACTGAGGTTGAATAAGCGGTCGTTGACCGCTCTCTCAACAGAGACTGCGTAAACGCTTTTGCAAACTGCTATAGGAGTAATGCGCTGGCTGAGCTTTTAAAGGTTCCATTCTCTTCAATTGCCTGCCCACCTTTTCCTGATACAACTTGATACAACTTATTACAAGCTGGTGAGGACTTGCCTCACACCATTTTCGTAAAGTGCGGTTAGATTCGATAGCTTTGAAATTTCACAGATGAATTGGAGATAAAAATGAAACGGAGTTTCAGTTTATTCCTGATAATTTTGCTTGCTTCAGTTGCAACTTTTTCCGCTGTACAGACGACCGCAACAAAGCCTTATGTTTGTCCACCGTGTGGTTGTAAACAGGATGACGAAGTTTTTGAACAACCGGGAAATTGTCCTGATTGCCATATGGTACTGGTTGAAAAAACTCCCGAAATGGATGAAGTGACTTCCATCCGCCGGTTCCTGCGCGTTGATAAAGACATTTGTACAGGCGGACAACCGCGTCTCGTGCAACTTGCGAAACTCAAAGCCGAAGGCATCAAAACCATCATCAATTTGCGCCCGCCCGATGAACACGCGGGTGCGAAAGAAGAGGCTAAAGCCAAAGAACTCGGCTTGCGCTATTTCAATATCCCTGTGAGTTTCGCCAATCCCCAAGATGAACAGGTCGAAGCGTTTTTGAAACTCACGGATGATGCAGCCAATCGCCCCATGTTTATTCATTGCGCGGCAGCAATTCGCGTCGGCGCGTTCTGGATGATTCGTCGCGTGATGCGCGATGGCTGGACGGTTGAAAAGGCGCAGGAAGAGGCAAAAAAAATCGGCTTGACCAATCAGGACTGGATTGATTTCGCGATGGATTATCTCGAACGACATAAGAAGTGAAAAAGACAAAAGGCAAAAATCAAAAGGCAAAAGTAAGAGAGACCGGCAGGTGACTCTCTTTTTGGTAATGATGAGTTGAAAAGAGTGAGAGGCATATGAAACTGCAAGGCAAAATACGGCTCTGGTTTTTCGCAGGGATGTTGCTGGAACTGTTGATTGGCGGAAGCCCTATCGTCTTTGCGCAATCGGCGGATTGGTATCAATGGGGCGGCGCGACCCGCAATTTCAAATCTCCGGCAAAAGGGCTTGCAACAAATTGGCCTGCGACGGGACCGAAAAAATTATGGCAACGCGCGCTTGGCGATGGCTATTCGGCGATTGCCGCAACCGACGGCAAACTCTTCACCATGTATCGCAAAGGTGAAACCGAAATCGTCGCGGCGCTCGATGCCGCAAGCGGAAAAACCTTGTGGGAATATGCCTACAGCGCGCCGTTTACGAAAGACTATGATATGTCGAACGGCGAAGGTCCACACGCGACCCCTTTGGTTATCGGCAATTTGATTTTTACCGCAGGCGCGACCAGCAAATTTCATTGCCTGAATAAACAGACAGGCAAACCTGTCTGGTCGCATGACCTGATTAAAGAATTCAATGGCACAACCCGCGTCAATGGCTATTCCTGTAGCCCGTTGGCTTATAAACATATGGTCATCATGCAGGTCGGCGGACAAGGCAGTGCCATCATCGCTTTCAATCAAAAAGATGGCGCGGTGGTCTGGAAAAAACATGATTTTAAAAATTCTACTTCGTCGCCCCTCATCATCAACGTCGGCGGCGAAGAACAACTCATCGCCTTCATGTTCGATGACATCGTTGGCGTCAATCCCACGACCGGCGACCTGCTTTGGAGTTATAAACACACAACGGACTTTGGTCTCAACACCAGCACACCGGTCTGGGGCGATGACGATTTGCTGTTCGTGTCGTCGGGTTATAACGGCGGCAGTCGCGTGATCAAACTTATAAAAAACGGCGCGAAAACCACACCGGAAGAGGTCTGGTTTTCGCGCTCCATGCGCATACATTTCAGTAACTGCATTCGCCTTGGTGACATTGTCTACGGGTCAAGCGGCGATTTCGGTCCGGCATTTTTTACGGCGGTGAATGTTAAAACCGGCAAGGTGCTCTGGCGCGACCGCAACATCGCGCGTTCGAGTTTCATTTATGCCGACGGGCATTTCATTCTGCTGGATGAAGACGGCAACTTGAGTTTAGCGACGCCGACCGACCAGGGCGTGAATGTGCTATCAAAAGTTTCGTTGACCTCGACCAACTCATGGACAGTGCCAACGCTTATCGGCACCACGCTTTATGTGCGTGACCGGAA is a window encoding:
- a CDS encoding sulfur transferase domain-containing protein, with the protein product MKRSFSLFLIILLASVATFSAVQTTATKPYVCPPCGCKQDDEVFEQPGNCPDCHMVLVEKTPEMDEVTSIRRFLRVDKDICTGGQPRLVQLAKLKAEGIKTIINLRPPDEHAGAKEEAKAKELGLRYFNIPVSFANPQDEQVEAFLKLTDDAANRPMFIHCAAAIRVGAFWMIRRVMRDGWTVEKAQEEAKKIGLTNQDWIDFAMDYLERHKK
- a CDS encoding PQQ-binding-like beta-propeller repeat protein, whose protein sequence is MKLQGKIRLWFFAGMLLELLIGGSPIVFAQSADWYQWGGATRNFKSPAKGLATNWPATGPKKLWQRALGDGYSAIAATDGKLFTMYRKGETEIVAALDAASGKTLWEYAYSAPFTKDYDMSNGEGPHATPLVIGNLIFTAGATSKFHCLNKQTGKPVWSHDLIKEFNGTTRVNGYSCSPLAYKHMVIMQVGGQGSAIIAFNQKDGAVVWKKHDFKNSTSSPLIINVGGEEQLIAFMFDDIVGVNPTTGDLLWSYKHTTDFGLNTSTPVWGDDDLLFVSSGYNGGSRVIKLIKNGAKTTPEEVWFSRSMRIHFSNCIRLGDIVYGSSGDFGPAFFTAVNVKTGKVLWRDRNIARSSFIYADGHFILLDEDGNLSLATPTDQGVNVLSKVSLTSTNSWTVPTLIGTTLYVRDRKNIMALDLK